From Hemitrygon akajei chromosome 19, sHemAka1.3, whole genome shotgun sequence, the proteins below share one genomic window:
- the tmf1 gene encoding TATA element modulatory factor, with translation MSWFNASHLSSFAKQALSQAQKSIDRVLDIQEDEGGPWTGISAEYEEVILPGKTSSINEGWVSTQWGSSDDNPKPHPVASPKAITKPVTRTVVDESETFFNAFLNSTDTAIIEQTSVVSKPPSKSQLPKEVEATLTIHLTESVELNVPEKANSTEDSTAVPQKVHNDSEVTGQLSDHQLLSRKAKSPKSLESAEPQNKDEVKSIVARDENAPVTSEVIKPNALVAFRVEKGQKNAEKSASPPDSPSKSCTASAKDSLLEAKEQKSEDRQSNTPSPPISTFSSGTSTTSDIEVLDHESVISESSASSRQEAVDSKANLHLMQTSFQLLSTSACPEYHNLDEYQKLTESCGSSDAFERIDAFSVQSLDSRSVSEINSDDETSGRGCNVASGSLTQAVYNGSSAGVPVKNVEETRRDAQKESVLDESEMEESTRDAQKESVLDESEMEESGRSATPVNSDQPEVLPVLGLTEIENQNVECTVLNRPMKGTAEDECQPSSKSERFHLQQIIDDLTDKLEKRESQLLSVSKDKAALEEAIDNLKDEMIRLKEESTSISALKDEFTQRIAESEKKTQLACKERDDIKKELKVLKAELATRFTSNETADLVREKDEQIRGLLEEGEKLSKQHLHNSNIIKKLRMKEKEHETLISKQSKKTKEQEEEIKHLQQVLDGKEEVEKQHRENIKKLHDVVERQEKEISKFQMNLDELQENNRSLQSALDNSYKELAELHRVNAAKDSEAQEAALSHEIKTKEALSVALERAQEEARQQQEALAVQVADLRLGLQRAEQQQARKEDYLRQEISELQQRLQEADNRNQELSQSVTSASRPLLRQIENLQATLVAQSATWEKLEKNLSNRLADGQAQLAAAVEKERTVSEELLSLRMQISSLDSQSSLLRQEKSRLLAQLESERARLEKTEDENSRNRVAFDNLKSEYVKALEESKKEKNALSKQLEVEKLKVEQERKKAILAQDALKEKERKLLTNQGPEALTVTPTLSRSSSVSGAEMAILQTSSHSQDDLFENSFAPLTTSASSNSLYDVLRMGAESSIFENLQSQLKQREGEIAQLQLEISNLERSRAIMAEELVKLTTQNDELQEKVNEIPKLRLQLKDIDQRYNTILQMYGEKAEEAEELRLDLEDVKNMYKTQIDELLKQRLT, from the exons TAATATTGCCAGGCAAAACCTCTTCAATCAATGAAGGATGGGTTTCCACACAATGGGGATCATCGGATGACAACCCCAAACCTCACCCTGTGGCTTCACCGAAAGCTATTACCAAACCCGTTACACGAACTGTGGTGGATGAATCGGAGACATTCTTCAATGCCTTTCTGAATTCAACAGATACTGCAATTATAGAGCAAACATCAGTTGTGTCCAAGCCCCCAAGCAAATCCCAACTGCCCAAAGAAGTAGAGGCAACGTTGACTATTCATCTCACGGAATCTGTTGAGTTAAATGTGCCAGAAAAGGCAAATTCCACTGAGGACTCAACAGCTGTACCTCAGAAAGTACACAATGATTCGGAGGTCACGGGTCAGTTGAGTGATCACCAGCTACTTAGCAGAAAGGCTAAAAGTCCCAAGTCTCTCGAAAGTGCGGAGCCACAGAATAAAGATGAAGTAAAGTCTATTGTGGCAAGAGATGAGAATGCGCCTGTAACTTCTGAAGTAATCAAGCCAAATGCATTGGTTGCCTTTCGGGTCGAAAAGGGGCAGAAAAATGCAGAAAAATCTGCAAGTCCGCCTGACAGTCCGTCAAAATCCTGCACTGCTTCTGCGAAGGATTCACTTCTGGAAGCAAAAGAGCAAAAATCTGAGGACCGGCAAAGTAACACGCCCTCTCCCCCCATTAGTACATTTTCATCAGGGACATCAACTACCAGTGACATTGAGGTATTGGACCATGAGAGTGTGATTAGTGAGAGTTCAGCAAGTTCTAGACAGGAAGCTGTAGATTCAAAGGCTAATCTGCATTTGATGCAGACATCCTTTCAGTTGCTGTCAACGTCAGCCTGTCCTGAGTATCATAATCTGGATGAATATCAGAAACTTACTGAGAGCTGCGGTTCCTCAGATGCTTTTGAGAGAATCGATGCTTTTAGTGTGCAGTCGTTAGACAGCCGGAGTGTGAGTGAGATCAATTCCGATGATGAAACTTCAGGTCGAGGATGTAATGTGGCCTCAGGGTCGCTAACTCAGGCCGTCTATAATGGTTCGTCAGCTGGTGTGCCAGTGAAGAATGTTGAAGAGACCAGAAGGGATGCTCAGAAAGAGAGTGTACTGGATGAAAGTGAGATGGAAGAGAGCACGAGGGATGCTCAGAAAGAGAGTGTACTGGATGAAAGTGAGATGGAAGAGAGTGGCCGAAGTGCCACACCAGTGAACAGTGATCAGCCGGAGGTCCTGCCTGTACTTGGTCTGACGGAAATTGAGAATCAAAATGTAGAATGTACAGTACTTAACCGGCCAATGAAAGGAACTGCTGAAGATGAATGCCAACCCAGTAGTAAATCTGAAAGATTTCATTTACAGCAG ATTATTGATGACTTGACAGACAAGTTGGAAAAGAGAGAATCGCAATTGTTGTCTGTTAGCAAAGATAAAGCTGCATTGGAGGAGGCAATTGATAACCTGAAAGA TGAAATGATCAGACTAAAGGAAGAAAGCACCAGTATCTCAGCTCTAAAGGATGAGTTCACTCAGCGCATTGCAGAATCTGAGAAGAAAACCCAACTTGCTTGTAAAGAAAGGGATGATATTAAAAAA GAATTAAAAGTACTGAAGGCGGAGCTGGCTACACGATTTACTTCAAATGAAACAGCAGATCTGGTACGAGAGAAGGATGAACAGATCAGAGGACTATTGGAGGAGG GAGAGAAGCTCTCGAAGCAACACTTGCACAATTCAAACATAATAAAGAAACTaaggatgaaagaaaaagaaCATGAGACACTGATTTCAAAACAGAgcaagaagacaaaagaacaagAGGAGGAAATTAAGCATCTACAGCAG GTACTTGATGGTAAAGAAGAAGTGGAAAAACAGCATCGAGAGAATATCAAGAAGTTGCATGATGTGGTGGAGAGACAAGAAAAAGAGATTAGCAAATTTCAGATGAACTTGGATGAGCTTCAAGAAAATAATCGTAGCCTTCAGTCTGCACTTGACAACTCATACAA GGAGCTTGCTGAACTACATAGGGTAAACGCAGCTAAAGATAGTGAAGCCCAGGAAGCAGCTCTGAGTCATGAGATTAAAACCAAGGAGGCACTGTCAGTGGCTCTGGAGCGAGCCCAGGAAGAGGCGAGGCAGCAACAGGAGGCGCTAGCGGTTCAA GTGGCAGATCTTAGGCTGGGTCTCCAACGGGCTGAACAACAGCAAGCCAGGAAGGAGGACTACTTGCGTCAAGAAATTAGTGAACTTCAAcag AGACTTCAGGAAGCAGATAATCGAAACCAGGAGTTAAGCCAAAGTGTTACATCTGCAAGCAGACCACTTCTGCGACAGATTGAAAATCTACAGGCCACGCTTGTGGCGCAGTCAGCAACTTGGGAAAAATTGGAAAAAAACTTGTCTAATCGACTAG CTGATGGTCAAGCTCAGCTTGCAGCTGCTGTAGAAAAAGAGCGGACAGTCTCAGAAGAACTGCTTTCTCTTAGAATGCAAATCTCTTCACTGGATTCACAAAGCAGCTTATTGCGTCAAGAGAAGAGCAGGTTGCTAGCTCAGTTGGAGTCGGAAAGAGCCAGGCTTGAAAAGACTGAAGATGAAAATAGCAG GAATCGGGTGGCTTTTGACAATCTGAAGTCTGAATACGTTAAGGCTCTTGAAGAATCAAAAAAGGAAAAG AATGCCCTGAGTAAACAGTTGGAAGTGGAAAAGTTGAAAGTTGAACAGGAAAGGAAAAAGGCAATCCTTGCACAAGATGCATTAAAAGAGAAG GAGCGGAAACTACTTACTAATCAGGGACCAGAGGCTTTGACCGTCACCCCAACTCTCTCTCGATCCAGTTCTGTTAGTGGTGCTGAGATGGCAATCTTACAAACCTCCAGCCATTCCCAG GATGATTTATTTGAAAATTCATTTGCACCTCTAACTACGTCGGCCAGCAGTAACAGCTTGTATGATGTACTCAGAATGGGAGCAGAATCAAGCATCTTCGAAAATTTGCAGTCTCAACTAAAACAAAGAGAAGGAGAAATTGCACAGCTGCAG CTTGAAATTTCCAATCTCGAAAGAAGTCGAGCTATCATGGCTGAGGAACTTGTCAAATTAACTACACAGAATGATGAACTGCAAGAGAAAGTGAATGAAATTCCCAAGTTGCGTCTACAACTTAAG